A section of the Mergibacter septicus genome encodes:
- a CDS encoding acetate kinase: MTQKLVLILNCGSSSLKFAILDPKTGEEKLSGLAEAFHLDDARIKWKLNGEKGTSALGAKAAHSEALNFIINQIFPLDPSLKENVVAIGHRIVHGGEKFTSSVVINDEVIQSIKEAIQFAPLHNPAHLIGIEEAFKMFPELKEKNVAVFDTAFHQTMPEEAFLYALPYSLYKEHGVRRYGAHGTSHLFVAREAAKILNKAEDQVNLITCHLGNGASVTAIRNGKSVDTSMGLTPLEGLVMGTRCGDIDPAIMFYMHNNLGMDVAEIEKTLTKQSGLLGLTEITSDCRYAEDNYDTEIPAKRALDVFCYRLAKYIGAYMAAVGEKIDAIIFTGGIGENSGHVRELTLRHLKAFGYEIDEQRNLAARFGKDGIITTDNSPLAIVIPTNEELVIAQDTANLCIDA, encoded by the coding sequence ATGACACAAAAATTAGTGCTTATTCTTAACTGCGGTAGCTCGTCTTTAAAATTTGCAATTTTAGATCCTAAAACGGGTGAAGAAAAATTGTCAGGTTTAGCTGAAGCATTTCATTTAGATGATGCTAGAATTAAATGGAAATTAAATGGTGAAAAAGGCACTTCTGCCTTAGGCGCTAAAGCAGCACACAGTGAAGCATTGAATTTTATCATCAACCAAATCTTCCCATTAGATCCAAGTTTGAAAGAAAACGTAGTTGCAATTGGACATCGTATTGTACATGGGGGTGAAAAATTTACGTCATCAGTGGTCATTAATGATGAAGTGATTCAAAGTATTAAAGAGGCAATTCAATTTGCACCATTACACAACCCAGCCCACTTAATTGGTATTGAAGAAGCATTCAAAATGTTCCCAGAATTAAAAGAAAAGAATGTTGCTGTATTTGATACCGCTTTCCACCAAACTATGCCGGAAGAAGCCTTTTTATATGCTCTGCCATATTCATTATATAAAGAACACGGTGTCCGCCGTTATGGTGCTCATGGTACTAGCCATTTATTTGTTGCACGTGAAGCTGCAAAAATTTTAAATAAAGCTGAAGATCAAGTAAATTTAATCACCTGCCATTTAGGTAACGGTGCTTCTGTCACTGCAATTCGTAACGGAAAATCGGTTGATACTTCAATGGGATTAACACCACTTGAAGGTTTAGTCATGGGAACACGTTGTGGTGATATAGATCCTGCTATTATGTTCTATATGCACAATAATTTAGGTATGGATGTGGCAGAAATTGAAAAAACATTAACGAAACAATCAGGGTTATTAGGATTAACAGAAATCACCAGTGATTGCCGTTATGCTGAAGATAACTATGATACTGAAATTCCTGCAAAACGTGCATTAGATGTTTTTTGCTACCGTTTAGCAAAATATATCGGTGCTTATATGGCAGCTGTTGGTGAAAAAATTGATGCAATTATCTTTACTGGTGGTATCGGTGAAAATTCAGGGCATGTACGTGAATTAACATTAAGACATTTAAAAGCATTTGGTTATGAAATTGATGAACAACGTAATTTAGCCGCTCGTTTTGGTAAAGATGGCATAATTACAACAGATAATTCACCATTAGCAATTGTTATTCCTACTAACGAAGAATTAGTTATCGCACAAGATACTGCTAACTTGTGTATTGATGCTTAA
- the pta gene encoding phosphate acetyltransferase translates to MSRTIMIIPISLGVGLTSISLGLIQALEQKGVKIGFIKPISQPSNGGEDGLDRTTTILYHTPTIETAKTFTSGLAENMISQNQTDVLLEKIVERHQKLAKSNEVVIVEGLVPTRNHSYANSINYQIAQALDAEIILAATPGLSSASELKERVEAAASLFGGKRNPNLLGVIINKFNAPTDSIGRIRPDLAEIFDSFQHAHISENEIIQQFNHSPIKLLACIPWNANLIATRAIDIAKHLGASIIKEGEIHTRRISGITFCARSLPNMVEHLRSGNLVVTSADRPDVIVATALAAMNGIKIGAMLLTGGYKLDSHIAKLCEQAFETGLPIFRVEGTTWQTALSLQTFNLEVPADDRERIEAIKEYMAAQIDQETINSLVADSARVHRLSPPAFRFQLTELARQAKKRIVLPEGDEPRTVKAAVLCAERGIAQCVLLANPADVQRVAEAQGIELGNGIEIIDPAEVREKYVARLVELRKNKGMTEEKAREQLEDTVVLGTMMLEADEVDGLVSGAVHTTANTIRPPLQIIKTAPGSSLVSSIFFMLLPDQVLVYGDCAINPDPTAEELAEIAIQSADSAKAFGIDPKVAMISYSTGTSGQGADVEKVKEATRLAQEKRPDLMIDGPLQYDAAVMEDVARSKAPNSPVAGKATVFVFPDLNTGNTTYKAVQRSADLISIGPMLQGMRKPVNDLSRGALVDDIVYTIALTAIQATQ, encoded by the coding sequence ATGTCTCGTACTATTATGATTATCCCAATTAGTCTTGGGGTTGGTTTAACTAGTATTAGTTTAGGCTTAATCCAAGCCTTAGAACAAAAAGGGGTAAAAATAGGGTTTATAAAACCTATTTCTCAGCCATCTAACGGTGGAGAAGATGGTTTAGATCGTACTACTACTATCCTCTATCATACTCCAACAATAGAAACAGCTAAAACCTTCACTTCTGGTTTAGCCGAAAATATGATTAGCCAAAATCAAACTGACGTATTATTAGAAAAAATTGTTGAACGTCATCAGAAATTGGCTAAAAGTAATGAAGTTGTAATTGTTGAAGGTTTAGTGCCTACTCGTAATCATTCATATGCCAATAGCATTAACTATCAAATTGCACAAGCTCTTGATGCTGAAATCATTTTAGCAGCAACACCGGGTTTAAGTTCAGCCTCAGAATTAAAAGAACGTGTTGAGGCAGCAGCATCTTTATTTGGCGGTAAGAGAAATCCAAATTTATTAGGTGTAATCATTAATAAATTTAATGCACCAACAGATTCTATCGGACGCATTCGTCCAGATTTAGCTGAAATTTTTGATTCCTTCCAACACGCTCATATCAGCGAAAATGAAATTATTCAACAGTTTAATCACAGCCCAATCAAATTACTTGCATGTATCCCTTGGAATGCAAATTTAATTGCAACACGAGCAATTGATATTGCAAAACATTTAGGGGCATCAATTATTAAAGAAGGCGAGATACATACTCGTCGTATCAGTGGTATTACTTTCTGTGCGAGAAGTTTACCAAATATGGTCGAACATCTACGCAGTGGTAATTTAGTTGTAACTTCTGCAGATCGCCCTGATGTAATTGTTGCAACTGCTCTTGCGGCAATGAATGGGATAAAAATCGGTGCAATGCTACTTACTGGTGGTTATAAATTAGATAGTCATATTGCAAAATTATGTGAACAAGCATTTGAAACAGGCTTACCTATTTTCAGAGTTGAAGGCACCACTTGGCAAACAGCGTTAAGTTTGCAAACCTTCAATCTTGAAGTCCCAGCAGACGATAGAGAACGTATTGAAGCAATCAAAGAATATATGGCAGCACAAATCGATCAAGAAACCATTAATTCATTGGTAGCTGATAGTGCTCGTGTTCATCGTTTATCTCCACCTGCATTCCGTTTCCAATTAACTGAGTTAGCACGTCAAGCGAAAAAACGTATCGTTTTACCTGAAGGTGATGAACCTCGTACCGTTAAAGCAGCTGTACTTTGTGCTGAACGTGGTATTGCACAATGTGTATTATTGGCAAATCCTGCAGATGTACAACGTGTTGCTGAAGCACAAGGGATAGAATTGGGTAACGGAATTGAAATTATTGATCCTGCTGAAGTCCGTGAAAAATACGTCGCTCGCTTAGTAGAATTACGGAAAAATAAAGGTATGACGGAAGAAAAAGCCCGTGAACAGCTAGAAGATACCGTTGTATTAGGTACAATGATGTTGGAAGCTGATGAAGTTGATGGCTTAGTATCAGGTGCAGTACATACCACCGCAAATACCATTCGCCCACCATTACAAATCATTAAAACTGCTCCGGGTAGCTCTTTAGTTTCTTCAATTTTCTTTATGCTTCTTCCTGATCAAGTTTTAGTTTATGGAGATTGTGCGATTAATCCTGATCCAACTGCAGAAGAACTCGCAGAAATTGCGATTCAATCTGCTGACTCAGCAAAAGCCTTTGGTATTGATCCTAAAGTTGCAATGATCTCTTACTCTACTGGTACTTCAGGTCAAGGTGCTGATGTTGAGAAAGTAAAAGAAGCGACCCGTTTAGCACAAGAAAAACGTCCAGATCTTATGATCGATGGGCCGTTGCAATATGATGCTGCAGTGATGGAAGATGTTGCTCGTTCAAAAGCACCTAACTCCCCTGTCGCAGGAAAAGCAACTGTTTTTGTGTTCCCAGATTTAAATACGGGTAATACTACTTATAAAGCAGTACAACGTTCTGCGGATTTAATCTCTATTGGCCCTATGCTACAAGGTATGCGGAAACCAGTAAATGATTTATCTCGTGGTGCGTTAGTTGATGATATTGTTTATACAATCGCATTAACTGCTATTCAAGCTACACAATAA
- the erpA gene encoding iron-sulfur cluster insertion protein ErpA: MSDVAVPLNFTDAAANKVKSLLEGEENPNLKLRVYITGGGCSGFQYGFTFDEQVNEGDITIEKTGVMLVVDPMSLQYLIGGTVDYTEGLTGSRFIVDNPNATTTCGCGSSFSI; encoded by the coding sequence ATGAGTGATGTTGCCGTACCACTTAATTTTACTGATGCAGCAGCAAATAAAGTAAAATCCTTGCTTGAAGGGGAAGAAAATCCAAATTTAAAACTACGTGTTTATATTACGGGTGGTGGTTGTAGTGGTTTCCAATATGGTTTTACTTTTGATGAACAAGTCAATGAAGGCGATATAACAATAGAAAAAACAGGTGTAATGCTAGTTGTCGATCCAATGAGCTTACAATATTTAATCGGAGGAACGGTAGATTATACAGAAGGTCTCACTGGTTCTCGTTTTATTGTTGATAATCCAAATGCGACAACAACGTGTGGATGTGGTTCTTCATTTAGCATTTAA
- a CDS encoding YacL family protein — translation MEYQFLSDRYAKVNVKCSMEHQAIAHWINTEIHGDLTKLKQVIDLIQQSKIHHTKEYQFLGREYSLFLSQMEVIVKANGLMEDENLDEINEMLDEGLHLYDEESFAICGLDDFYHFILAYQQFLQA, via the coding sequence ATGGAATATCAATTTTTAAGTGATCGATATGCTAAAGTAAATGTGAAATGCTCAATGGAACACCAAGCTATTGCTCATTGGATCAATACAGAAATTCACGGCGATTTAACTAAATTAAAGCAAGTCATTGACCTTATTCAACAATCTAAAATTCATCATACAAAAGAATACCAATTTTTAGGGCGAGAATACTCTCTTTTTCTATCTCAAATGGAAGTGATAGTAAAAGCTAATGGGTTAATGGAAGATGAAAATCTTGATGAAATAAATGAAATGCTAGATGAAGGCTTGCATCTTTATGATGAAGAAAGTTTTGCAATTTGTGGTCTAGACGATTTTTATCATTTTATCTTAGCTTATCAACAATTTTTACAAGCATAA
- a CDS encoding L-serine ammonia-lyase, translating into MISVFDLFKIGIGPSSSHTVGPMKAGKAFIDHLKQTNQLPLVDRLQVEVFGSLAMTGKGHSTDIAVIMGLAGYLPHNVEIDFIPQFVEQVRNSGRLPLLQGEYEVEFVIERDLIFQYRFLPRHDNAMIIHAYSADEIIYSQTYYSIGGGFIVDEDHFDQTVEEKVRVPFPYQNAADIISHCHNSGLPISGIMRQNELALHSADELSQHLSSIWETMHNCIKRGLSTEGLLPGPLKVQRRATALRRVLEANNNLSNDPMKVIDWVNMFALAVSEENAAGSRVVTSPTNGACGIVPAVLAYYDKFVTPLTDEMRDCYFLACGAIGSLYKMNASISGAEVGCQGEVGVACSMAAAGLTEILGGSPEQVCMAAEIAMEHNLGLTCDPVSGQVQVPCIERNAIASVKAINAARMALQRTTAPRVTLDKVIETMYETGKDMNAKYRETSQGGLAIKVICD; encoded by the coding sequence ATGATTAGTGTATTTGATTTATTCAAAATAGGGATTGGTCCTTCTAGTTCTCACACTGTAGGTCCAATGAAAGCAGGGAAAGCATTTATTGATCACTTAAAACAAACAAATCAATTACCGCTTGTCGATCGGTTACAAGTTGAAGTCTTCGGCTCCCTTGCAATGACAGGAAAAGGACATAGCACTGATATTGCCGTCATAATGGGATTAGCAGGTTATCTTCCCCATAATGTAGAAATTGATTTTATACCTCAATTTGTTGAACAGGTAAGAAATAGCGGACGTTTACCGTTATTACAAGGAGAATATGAAGTTGAATTCGTTATTGAACGAGATTTAATTTTTCAGTATCGGTTTTTACCTCGACACGATAATGCAATGATTATCCACGCATATAGTGCAGATGAGATAATTTATAGCCAAACCTACTACTCTATTGGTGGTGGTTTTATTGTTGATGAAGATCATTTTGATCAAACTGTTGAAGAAAAAGTACGCGTCCCTTTTCCATATCAAAATGCGGCAGATATTATTTCTCATTGCCATAATAGTGGCTTACCTATTTCAGGTATTATGCGACAAAATGAGTTAGCCCTACACTCAGCAGATGAATTAAGCCAACATTTAAGTTCGATCTGGGAAACAATGCATAATTGTATTAAACGGGGTTTATCCACAGAAGGCTTATTACCGGGACCATTAAAGGTACAACGCCGAGCGACCGCTTTGCGGCGAGTACTAGAAGCAAATAACAATCTCTCTAATGATCCAATGAAAGTTATCGATTGGGTAAATATGTTTGCTTTAGCTGTCAGTGAAGAGAATGCCGCAGGTTCAAGGGTAGTTACCTCGCCAACTAATGGTGCTTGTGGCATTGTTCCAGCCGTTTTAGCCTATTATGATAAATTTGTTACCCCTTTAACTGATGAAATGAGAGACTGTTATTTTCTAGCCTGTGGTGCAATAGGTTCTTTATATAAGATGAATGCTTCTATCTCAGGGGCTGAAGTTGGTTGTCAGGGAGAAGTAGGGGTAGCGTGTTCTATGGCAGCAGCAGGACTTACTGAGATTCTTGGTGGTTCACCCGAACAAGTCTGTATGGCAGCCGAAATTGCGATGGAACATAACCTTGGTTTAACCTGCGACCCAGTCAGTGGACAAGTTCAAGTCCCATGTATTGAACGTAATGCGATTGCATCAGTCAAAGCAATTAACGCAGCTAGAATGGCGTTACAACGTACAACAGCACCCCGAGTCACATTAGATAAAGTGATTGAAACAATGTACGAAACAGGAAAAGATATGAATGCTAAATATCGAGAAACTTCACAAGGTGGTTTAGCCATTAAAGTCATTTGTGATTAA